A single region of the Campylobacteraceae bacterium genome encodes:
- a CDS encoding DUF1330 domain-containing protein, producing the protein MSALIIIRIEVLNPSELKNYQDIAPGIIAKYKGKLVVRGGELISLEGLEEKRRIVVLEFPSLEEAKTFYYSDEYEKAIKLRKDVANFEMIAIDCIN; encoded by the coding sequence ATGAGTGCATTAATAATAATTAGAATTGAAGTATTAAATCCTTCAGAATTAAAAAACTACCAAGATATTGCACCTGGAATTATTGCTAAATATAAGGGTAAACTTGTCGTAAGGGGAGGGGAATTGATTTCTCTAGAAGGCCTCGAAGAAAAAAGAAGAATAGTAGTTTTAGAGTTTCCATCCTTAGAAGAAGCTAAAACATTTTATTATTCAGATGAATATGAAAAAGCCATTAAACTACGTAAGGATGTTGCAAATTTTGAAATGATTGCAATTGATTGTATAAACTAG